From the genome of Spirochaetae bacterium HGW-Spirochaetae-1, one region includes:
- a CDS encoding alpha/beta hydrolase: protein METGDMASREFYRIRDSIKKIIQRFDYSGNQDDINRLRFFMNMGIQPFSDRASLSEVTAGTVPAAWIYDCDAEPKNRILFLHGGGYVAGGIISHRNLAAWISRAAGCAVLLIDYRLAPENPFPAALDDALTAYRWMQLNGPMGEESARNTFIAGDSAGGGLTLATLLALKQGGEPLPRAAVTLSAFADLSMGGETIHSLAEQEVMIPPKILPGISAAYCAGADPRDPHISPVYGDPSGLPPLLMQTGDAEILLDHTTRFAAKAKENGVDVTLEIWEEMFHDFQLYANLFSEGREAIEKIGLFVRRYII from the coding sequence ATGGAGACAGGGGATATGGCTTCCAGGGAGTTTTACCGTATCAGGGACAGCATTAAAAAAATTATACAGCGATTTGACTATTCGGGAAATCAGGATGATATAAACCGCCTCAGGTTTTTCATGAACATGGGGATACAGCCCTTTTCGGACAGGGCATCATTGAGTGAAGTGACGGCCGGGACGGTCCCGGCTGCATGGATCTATGATTGTGATGCAGAACCGAAAAACAGGATACTGTTCCTTCATGGGGGCGGATATGTGGCGGGCGGCATTATATCGCACCGCAACCTGGCGGCATGGATTTCCAGGGCCGCCGGTTGTGCCGTGCTGCTTATCGATTACCGGCTGGCGCCGGAGAATCCTTTCCCGGCAGCCCTGGATGATGCTCTCACGGCATACCGGTGGATGCAGCTGAACGGACCGATGGGTGAAGAGAGTGCCCGTAATACATTCATAGCCGGCGATTCGGCCGGCGGCGGTCTTACCCTGGCCACGCTTCTTGCACTGAAGCAGGGAGGGGAACCCCTTCCCCGGGCTGCCGTGACTCTTTCGGCCTTTGCGGACCTGTCCATGGGAGGTGAGACAATTCACAGCCTGGCGGAGCAGGAGGTCATGATACCGCCTAAAATTCTGCCCGGGATTTCCGCCGCATACTGTGCCGGTGCCGATCCGCGTGATCCTCATATTTCTCCCGTGTACGGCGATCCTTCCGGGCTGCCGCCTCTTCTAATGCAGACTGGAGACGCTGAAATTCTTCTCGATCATACAACCCGTTTCGCAGCAAAGGCGAAGGAGAACGGCGTGGACGTCACCCTGGAGATATGGGAGGAGATGTTCCATGATTTTCAGCTCTATGCCAATCTTTTTAGTGAAGGCAGGGAGGCAATAGAAAAGATCGGCCTCTTCGTGAGACGTTATATAATCTGA
- the pyk gene encoding pyruvate kinase: protein MRKTKIVCTLGPATDNEAVLRQLFLNGMNVARLNFSHGTYEEHQKRVELFMKLRAEFGLPVGLLLDTKGPEIRIGKFENGPVELKQGEVFTLTTRNEPGSDKRVSVTYAGLPRDVSRGDRILMDDGLLEMKVLSCTETDVECEVVNGGQLSNNKGVNVPGVNINQPFVSERDREDLKFGIRNNFDYIAASFVRTAADVKDLKKVLEENNGLFIKIIAKIENRDGVNNIDDIVRVSDGVMVARGDMGVEIPFEELPAIQKELIKKCFIAGKPAITATQMLDSMIRNPRPTRAEITDVANAIYDNTSAIMLSGETSVGKYPVEAVLTMSKIAVETEKNIDYIKRFHDMDISVSRNVTNAISYATCETAHTLSASAIVSVTKSGHTARMVSRYRPACPIIATTISEKVFNQLSLTWGVYPVLTEMKDSTDEIFNQAIAKSAETAIIKNGDLIVISGGMPAGISGTTNTLKVHIVGDVLLEGRGLNKFSATGNLCVIHRESDALKYFTAGDILVIEKSTDNVLQAIKNAAAVITEEDPDDSKAAIVARALEIPVLAGAMEATEILKSGTVVTVDAGRGLVFSGVRSIKS, encoded by the coding sequence ATAAGGAAAACAAAAATCGTCTGTACACTGGGACCGGCAACGGACAATGAAGCCGTGCTCAGGCAGCTGTTCCTGAACGGGATGAACGTGGCCAGGCTCAATTTTTCCCACGGTACATACGAGGAACACCAGAAGCGCGTGGAACTGTTCATGAAACTACGCGCTGAATTTGGTCTTCCCGTAGGACTCCTCCTGGACACCAAGGGGCCCGAAATCCGGATCGGCAAATTCGAAAATGGACCTGTTGAGCTGAAGCAGGGAGAGGTATTCACCCTGACTACAAGGAATGAACCCGGCAGCGACAAACGTGTATCCGTAACCTACGCTGGTCTTCCCCGTGATGTGAGCCGCGGTGACCGCATCCTTATGGATGACGGTCTCCTGGAGATGAAGGTGCTTTCCTGTACGGAGACCGATGTCGAGTGCGAGGTCGTTAACGGCGGACAGCTCAGTAATAACAAGGGAGTCAATGTTCCCGGGGTTAACATCAACCAGCCCTTTGTCAGTGAAAGGGACCGGGAGGATCTGAAATTCGGCATCCGCAATAACTTTGATTACATTGCGGCCTCTTTTGTGAGGACTGCCGCCGATGTGAAGGACCTGAAAAAGGTATTGGAGGAAAACAACGGGCTGTTTATAAAAATCATAGCTAAAATTGAGAACAGGGACGGCGTGAACAATATCGATGACATTGTCCGGGTAAGTGACGGTGTCATGGTGGCGCGGGGTGATATGGGCGTGGAGATTCCCTTCGAGGAGCTTCCGGCCATACAGAAGGAACTCATCAAAAAATGCTTTATCGCCGGCAAGCCGGCAATCACGGCAACACAGATGCTTGATTCCATGATACGCAATCCGCGTCCCACCAGGGCCGAGATCACCGATGTTGCCAATGCCATTTACGACAACACCAGCGCCATCATGCTCTCCGGTGAAACCTCCGTGGGAAAGTATCCTGTTGAGGCGGTGCTCACCATGTCAAAAATCGCCGTTGAAACCGAAAAAAACATTGATTACATAAAGCGGTTTCATGATATGGATATATCAGTTTCGCGAAATGTGACTAATGCCATCAGCTACGCCACCTGTGAAACCGCCCATACGCTGAGCGCTTCGGCAATCGTATCGGTTACCAAGTCGGGGCATACGGCCCGAATGGTATCCCGATACAGGCCCGCCTGCCCCATCATTGCCACGACAATTTCTGAAAAGGTTTTCAACCAGCTTTCCCTGACCTGGGGAGTCTATCCCGTGCTGACGGAGATGAAAGATTCCACAGACGAAATCTTTAACCAGGCCATAGCGAAATCTGCGGAAACCGCCATAATAAAAAACGGCGACCTGATAGTCATTTCCGGGGGGATGCCGGCCGGGATAAGCGGTACGACAAACACGCTAAAGGTCCATATCGTCGGTGATGTACTCCTTGAGGGAAGGGGACTCAATAAATTTTCCGCCACGGGAAACCTCTGTGTCATACACCGTGAGAGCGATGCCCTGAAATATTTCACCGCCGGTGACATTCTCGTCATTGAGAAAAGCACTGACAATGTGCTCCAGGCAATAAAGAACGCCGCGGCGGTCATAACCGAGGAGGACCCCGATGATTCAAAGGCAGCCATAGTGGCGCGTGCCCTGGAAATCCCCGTACTGGCCGGAGCCATGGAGGCCACGGAGATTCTGAAGAGCGGTACCGTTGTAACCGTCGATGCCGGCAGGGGACTGGTCTTCAGCGGTGTCCGTTCCATCAAGTCCTGA